The Gordonia terrae genome contains the following window.
ACGAACGGGACCGTCGACCCGCCGTCGAGCAGTTCGATGGCCGAACGCACCTGACCGACCCCCACCCCGAGTTCGGCGGCGATCGCCGAGGCGATGCGGGAGTTCACAACCGCGGGATCGGGCGCGGGCACCGTCTGCGGTGCCGCGGCCGGCGAGTCGGGAGTCGCGGGTGCGGGTTCGGGCGCGGAGTCGGGTGACACAGTTTCTGACACGATCGCCGACCCTACCGGCCGACTCGGACAGCGGTCAGACTCGACCCGCCGCGCCGTGGACACGCGCGCTCTCGTACAGACAGATGGCCGCCGCGGCAGCGACATTCAGGCTCTCCGCGCGTCCGCGGATCGGAATGGACACACGGTGGTCCGCCGAACGCTGCACGTCGGCCGGCAACCCATGTGCCTCGTTGCCGAACAGCCAGGCGACCCGGCCGGAGAGCACATCGGCCGCGGAGTCCAGGTCGACCTCGCCGTCGGCCGCCGTCGCCAGCAGCGTGATGCCGGTGGCGCGGATGGCGTCGAGCGCGTCGTCGACGGAACGCTCGCGCACCACGGGCACCGTGAACACGCTCCCCGCGCTCGCCCGGACACACTTGCCGTTGTGCGGGTCGACGGCGTCGCCGAGCAGGACGACGGCGTCCGCGCCCATCGCATCCGCACACCGGATCAGCGTGCCCGCGTTTCCGGGTTCACGCGCCTCGACGGCGATGGCGAGAAGCCGCGGCGCCTCGGTGAGGACTGCCTCGAGCGACACGTCGAGGAGCGGGCAGATCGCGAAGATTCCTGCGGGCGTAGAGGTCTCACCGAGTTTCGACGCGGCGCGGGCCGTGATCACCGACACCGGGACGCCCGCCGCCGTCGCGGCGTCGACCAGTTCGCGGTGGCGTGGCTGCTCGTCTTCGGCGACCAGGAGCACCTCGATCCGTCCGACGGCGAGCGCCGACGCGACGGCGTTCGCCCCTTCGGCGAGGAATCGGCCCTGCTCGCGCCGCTCGGCGGAGCGATGCAGCTTCGCATACGACACGACCCGCGAGGATCGCTCGGACAGGATCTCCGTCATCGGAGACTCGTCCGCGCGACTCGCGGGTCGTGGGTGCTGGGGTGCAATCAGGCAGCCGGGGCGTTGACGTCGGCCGGCAGCGCCTTGCGGGCGACCTCGACGAGACCGGTGAAGGCCTCGGGATCGGTGACGGCGATGTCCGCGAGAACCTTGCGGTCGACCTCGACACCAGCGGCCTTGAGGCCCTGGATGAGTCGGTTGTAGGTGATGTCGTTGGCGCGGGCCGCGGCGTTGATACGCGAGATCCACAGCTTGCGGAATTCACCCTTGCGCGCGCGACGGTCGCGGTAGGCGTAGGTCAGCGAGTGGAGCTGCTGCTCCTTCGCCTTGCGGTACAGGCGCGACCGCTGTCCGCGGTAGCCCTTGGAGGCCTCGAGGGTGGACCGACGCTTCTTCTGGGCGTTGACGGCCCTTTTCACGCGTGCCATGTGTTAGATCCTTTTGCTTGTCAGATGTCTGGGGTCGCTGGCGTCAGCGGTTGAGCAGTCGCTTGATGCGCGGGGCGTCGTTCTCGCTGACGACGGTGGTGCCGTCGAGACGGCGAGTGCGCTTGGACGACTTGTGCTCGAGCAGGTGGCGACGGTTGGCCTTCTGGCGCACGATCTTCCCGCTGCCGGTCACCTTGAAGCGCTTCGCGGTGCCCTTGTGGGTCTTGCTCTTCGGCATGTTCTTCCTTCTCTCGGGCGAACTCGGGCACCGGACCTGGCGAGGTCCGGTGTGTGTCCGGGTTCGCGTGTCTGATCTCGGCCGGAACGGATCGGACTCTCGTCCGGCCGATCGACTCAGTTCTCGTCCGCTCAGTTCTCTTCTGGGGCGGCCTTCGGGCCACCGGAACGTTCGCGGCTCTCTTGCGCCTTCTGGCGGGTCTTCGCACCCTTGTGCGGGGCGAGGACCATGGTCATGTTGCGACCGTCCTGCTTGGCCGACGTCTCGACGAAGCCGTAGTCGGCGACGTCGTTGCCCAGCCGCTGCAACAGGCGGTAGCCGAGCTCGGGACGGGACTGTTCGCGGCCGCGGAACATGATGGTGACCTTCACCTTGGAACCCGCCTCGAGGAACCGGATGACGTGACCCTTCTTGGTCTCGTAATCGTGGTCGTCGATCTTGGGCCGGAGCTTCTGCTCCTTGATGACGGTCATCTGCTGATTACGACGCGATTCGCGCTGCTTCTGGGCTGCCTCGTACTTGAACTTGCCGTAGTCCATGATCTTGCAGACCGGCGGACGGGCGTCCGGAGCCACCTCGACCAGGTCGAGGTCGGCCTCGTATGCCAAGCGAAGCGCATCTTCAACACGCACGATGCCCACCTGCTCCGAGTTGGGTCCGACGAGTCGGACCTCAGGGACGCGGATGCGCTCGTTGATGCGGGTCTCAGTGCTGATGGGGCCTCCTTGTTCAATCCTGCAGTGGTAACCGTCGCGTCGTGGCGAGGGACGTATGCAAGAGAACCTGCGGGACACCTCAGCAATGAAGCCCCGGGACTGATGTCCGCGGGGCTCCGATACCGACCGGTTCGTTCTCCGCATGCCAGAACTGACACACGTCGCCGTCGACATGCAGCTCAGCATCGTGGGATGCGATCTGCGACGATCTGCGACGATCGGCGTGAACCGGACCGTGCAACTGCGAGAACCTCGCGTCGAACGGTGGGAGCGGAACTCCACTTACGACCCCGGCGCATACCAGGGCGGTCGTGCTATGGGAGTCTAACAGCCATGGCCGAGAACTCCTATTCGTCACCTGCACCGTTACCCCCGGAGGGTGCGACGGACGGCGGCGCCGGAACGGGAGCTCCGGCGGACACCGATCTCGACAACGTCCGTGACCTGGGCGATATTCCGGCGATCGAGGTCATCACCCGGTCCATCGTTCTGCTGATGAGTGCGGCGGCCGAGAAGCTCGGGCTTGCCGAGGGCACACCCGCGGAACGCATCGACCTGCCCGAGGCGCGCACCCTGATCACCGCCCTGGCCGGCATCGTCGACGCGTCGAAAGCGGATCTCGGCATCCATGCGGCACCGATCCGTGACGGCCTGAAGAGTCTGCAGCTGGCGTTCCGCGAGGCCAGTGCATACCCGGACGAGCCCGGCGAGGGCCCGGGCGAGAAATACACCGGTCCGGTTCGCGCGCCCCGGAAGTAGGTGGCTCTACCCTGGACCCATGACGAATGCCGATGAGCCCGGGCGGTCCGACGAGATCGTCGATGCGGAGATCGTGCCGACCGGCCCGGTGCCGGGAGCGTTCCCCGATCCGAATTACTCCGACAGCGGGGTCCCGACCTTCGACTTCGTCCGCGACAAGATCGAGAACCGCATCACGACTGCGATCGGCTCCCAGGAGCTCGCGGAGGCCGGCCCTGAGGGACAGAGCGTCGACGAGATGATGCGCAAGCGCGACGAAGCCGCGAAGAAGCGCCTCGAGGAGATCCGCAAGTCGATGGGGTCCTGATCGACCTCGCTCCCCCGAATCGCGTTCCGCGCCACCGGTCTGCGGTCAGCCGACCGACGCCACCGCCTGGTCGATGTCGACGATCTCGGCCAGGAACTTGCCGGTGTGGCTGCCCGGGGTCGCGGCGATGTCTTCCGGGGTGCCCTCGCCGACGACGGTCCCGCCGCCTGCGCCGCCCTCGGGTCCCATGTCGATGACCCAGTCGGCGGTCTTGATGACATCGAGGTTGTGCTCGATCACGACGACCGTGTTGCCCTTGTCGACCAGGCCGTTGATCACCGTGAGCAGCTTCTTGATGTCCTCGAAGTGCAAGCCGGTGGTGGGCTCGTCGAGGATGTAGACCGTCCGGCCCATCGACCGCTTCTGCAACTCGGCCGCCAGCTTCACGCGCTGCGCCTCACCACCGGACAGGGTCGGGGCCGGCTGCCCGAGCCGGACGTAACCGAGGCCGACGTCGACGAGGGTCTTGAGGTAGCGGTGGATCGAGCTGACGGGCTCGAAGAAGTCGGCCGCCTCCTCGATCGGCATGTCGAGGACCTCGGAGATGGTCTTGCCCTTGTAGTGGACCTCGAGGGTCTCCCGGTTGTAGCGCGCACCGTGGCAGACCTCGCACGGCACGTAGACGTCCGGCAGGAAGTTCATCTCGATCTTGATCGTGCCCTCGCCGGTACATGCCTCGCAGCGGCCGCCCTTGACGTTGAACGAGAAGCGACCCGGCTGGTAGCCGCGCACCTTGGCCTCGGTGGTCGCCGCGAACAGGGTGCGGATCTTGTCGAAGACGCCGGTGTAGGTGGCCGGGTTGGACCGCGGGGTGCGGCCGATCGGTGACTGGTCGACCTGGACGAGTTTGTCCAGGTTGTCCAGGCCCTTGATGCGCGTGTGGCGTCCGGGCACCTGGCGCGCGCCGTTGAGCTTGTTGGCGAGCACCGTCGCGAGGATGTCGTTGACGAGCGTCGATTTGCCCGATCCCGAGACGCCGGTGACCGCGGTCATCACACCGAGCGGGAACGACACGTCGATGCCGCGCAGGTTGTGCTCCCGTGCGCCGACGACGGTCAGCTGCCGCTTGCGGTCGATCGGCCTGCGGATCTCCGGCACCGGCAGGGTGTCGCGTCCGGCGAGGTACGCACCGGTCAGCGACTTGCGGTTCTTCAGCAGGTCCTTGTAGCTACCGCTGTGCACGACGTGACCACCGTGCTCACCCGCGCGGGGACCGATGTCGACGATCCAGTCGGCGGCGCGGATGGTGTCCTCGTCGTGTTCGACGACGATGAGCGTGTTGCCCAGGTCCCGAAGACGGGTCAGCGTGTCGATGAGCCGACGGTTGTCGCGTTGATGCAGACCGATCGACGGCTCGTCGAGGACGTAGAGGACGCCCGCGAGGCCCGACCCGATCTGGGTGGCCAGACGGATGCGCTGCGCCTCACCGCCCGACAACGATCCCGCTGCGCGCTCCAGGGACAGGTACTCGAGCCCGACGTCGAGCAGGAAGCGGATGCGGGCCTGGACCTCTTTGAGGACCCGGCCCGCGATGGCCGCCTGCCGTGAGTCGAGCCGCAGCTGGTCGAGGAAGTCGGCGCAGTCGGCGACCGACAGTGCACACACCTCGGCGATCGACTTGGGTCCGTACTCCGGGTGGTCGAGGGTCACCGCGAGGATCTCCGGACGCAACCGCGCACCCTGGCAGGCAGGACACGGCACATCGCGCATGTAGCCCTCGTAGCGCTCCTTCATCTGCTCGGACTCGGTCTGGTCCATGCGGCGCGCCAGGAACGAGAGCACACCCTCGAACTCGGTGTAGTACGAGCGGGTGCGGCCGTACCGGTTGCGGAACTTGACGTGCACCTGGTGATCGCTGCCGTTGAGCAGTGCCCGCCGAGCCTTGATGGGCAGTTTCTTCCATGGCGTGTTGATGTCGAACTTCATCTGGTCGGCCAGCCCCGACATCAGGCGAAGGAAGTAGTCGGCGTTGTGCCCGGTGGACCATGGTGCGATGGCACCCTCGGCGAGCGACATCTCCGGGTCGGGCACGACGAGTTCCTCGTCGACCTCCTTGCGGACGCCGAGGCCGTCGCATTCGGGGCACGCGCCGTAGGGCGAGTTGAACGAGAACGAGCGCGGTTCGAGGTCGTCGATCGCGATCGGGTGTGCGTTCGGGCAGGCCATCCGCTCCGAGAACCGACGCTCACGTTCCGGATCGTCTTCCTCGAGGTCGACGAAATCGAGCACGATGATGCCGTCGGCCAGACGCAGACCGGTCTCGACCGAATCCGTCAGACGCTGCTTGGCGCTGGTCTTGACGACCAGGCGGTCGACGACCACCTCGATGTCGTGCTTCTCCTGCTTCTTCAGCTTCGGCGGATCGGTCAGCGGGTGGACGACTCCGTCGATGCGGGCGCGCGAAAAACCCTGGGTCTGGAGTTCGGCGAAGAGGTCGACGAACTCGCCCTTCCGAGTGCGGACGACCGGTGCGAGCACCTGGAAGCGGGTGCCCTCCTCCATCGCGAGGACCTGATCGACGATCTGCTGCG
Protein-coding sequences here:
- a CDS encoding TrmH family RNA methyltransferase; translated protein: MTEILSERSSRVVSYAKLHRSAERREQGRFLAEGANAVASALAVGRIEVLLVAEDEQPRHRELVDAATAAGVPVSVITARAASKLGETSTPAGIFAICPLLDVSLEAVLTEAPRLLAIAVEAREPGNAGTLIRCADAMGADAVVLLGDAVDPHNGKCVRASAGSVFTVPVVRERSVDDALDAIRATGITLLATAADGEVDLDSAADVLSGRVAWLFGNEAHGLPADVQRSADHRVSIPIRGRAESLNVAAAAAICLYESARVHGAAGRV
- the rplT gene encoding 50S ribosomal protein L20: MARVKRAVNAQKKRRSTLEASKGYRGQRSRLYRKAKEQQLHSLTYAYRDRRARKGEFRKLWISRINAAARANDITYNRLIQGLKAAGVEVDRKVLADIAVTDPEAFTGLVEVARKALPADVNAPAA
- the rpmI gene encoding 50S ribosomal protein L35, with protein sequence MPKSKTHKGTAKRFKVTGSGKIVRQKANRRHLLEHKSSKRTRRLDGTTVVSENDAPRIKRLLNR
- the infC gene encoding translation initiation factor IF-3, with protein sequence MRPSPRRDGYHCRIEQGGPISTETRINERIRVPEVRLVGPNSEQVGIVRVEDALRLAYEADLDLVEVAPDARPPVCKIMDYGKFKYEAAQKQRESRRNQQMTVIKEQKLRPKIDDHDYETKKGHVIRFLEAGSKVKVTIMFRGREQSRPELGYRLLQRLGNDVADYGFVETSAKQDGRNMTMVLAPHKGAKTRQKAQESRERSGGPKAAPEEN
- a CDS encoding DUF1844 domain-containing protein translates to MAENSYSSPAPLPPEGATDGGAGTGAPADTDLDNVRDLGDIPAIEVITRSIVLLMSAAAEKLGLAEGTPAERIDLPEARTLITALAGIVDASKADLGIHAAPIRDGLKSLQLAFREASAYPDEPGEGPGEKYTGPVRAPRK
- the uvrA gene encoding excinuclease ABC subunit UvrA → MVDRLIVRGAREHNLRGIDVDLPRDSLIVFTGLSGSGKSSLAFDTIFAEGQRRYVESLSAYARQFLGQMDKPDVDFIEGLSPAVSIDQKSTNRNPRSTVGTITEVYDYLRLLYARAGKAHCPICGEPIAKQTPQQIVDQVLAMEEGTRFQVLAPVVRTRKGEFVDLFAELQTQGFSRARIDGVVHPLTDPPKLKKQEKHDIEVVVDRLVVKTSAKQRLTDSVETGLRLADGIIVLDFVDLEEDDPERERRFSERMACPNAHPIAIDDLEPRSFSFNSPYGACPECDGLGVRKEVDEELVVPDPEMSLAEGAIAPWSTGHNADYFLRLMSGLADQMKFDINTPWKKLPIKARRALLNGSDHQVHVKFRNRYGRTRSYYTEFEGVLSFLARRMDQTESEQMKERYEGYMRDVPCPACQGARLRPEILAVTLDHPEYGPKSIAEVCALSVADCADFLDQLRLDSRQAAIAGRVLKEVQARIRFLLDVGLEYLSLERAAGSLSGGEAQRIRLATQIGSGLAGVLYVLDEPSIGLHQRDNRRLIDTLTRLRDLGNTLIVVEHDEDTIRAADWIVDIGPRAGEHGGHVVHSGSYKDLLKNRKSLTGAYLAGRDTLPVPEIRRPIDRKRQLTVVGAREHNLRGIDVSFPLGVMTAVTGVSGSGKSTLVNDILATVLANKLNGARQVPGRHTRIKGLDNLDKLVQVDQSPIGRTPRSNPATYTGVFDKIRTLFAATTEAKVRGYQPGRFSFNVKGGRCEACTGEGTIKIEMNFLPDVYVPCEVCHGARYNRETLEVHYKGKTISEVLDMPIEEAADFFEPVSSIHRYLKTLVDVGLGYVRLGQPAPTLSGGEAQRVKLAAELQKRSMGRTVYILDEPTTGLHFEDIKKLLTVINGLVDKGNTVVVIEHNLDVIKTADWVIDMGPEGGAGGGTVVGEGTPEDIAATPGSHTGKFLAEIVDIDQAVASVG